In the Bombus pyrosoma isolate SC7728 linkage group LG15, ASM1482585v1, whole genome shotgun sequence genome, one interval contains:
- the LOC122575687 gene encoding conserved oligomeric Golgi complex subunit 1 isoform X2, translating into MTTNYLDLDINKLFEEYTIKEIEGIQKKIQHESDRKKIELRTLVGERYRDLILAADTIGKMKITSERVISRITNIEDKFRELQKKYLIGFKIDSVQNEDDRNIKTSQNSVIIQIKILMDIPQYIWSNIENKDLLFATQLYLVAQHINYSLLFEVGNTDLALKYPIVSKQWDVISQFKNIIFTECNNVLQSLSVESGSIANCLAALVLLNGSSFSDLLDKLISLRNHAVKSIVTDENDNSVKKKIKLCIEILIQTISLIYSCFINSDGKSGGLVSQYLTKIQDQEAYSLLTQLDFNQELLKEFLPLVTKQHKPFAANSFENFCIPDLQKSIKSWLEWVAEFCNREITKLLDLIISIKGLYYVREEAVSINLPENWNSIWEELSLPRITFWVEFFQPLISHRVKRIIDDKWMETTIALKSDIIELLGKVIHDKFEYPEHDLRWFVWKDSPSDIPQKLTKNGGLDNKRSLLMKTKGYSPNILKLCENFDSSLHALLEDLEQYLYETERVMSIKDNLLSTNIYLISDSFSDRAEIQEHLQTVSISMIEDFINFAKTCINNNPEYGQRDINAVITARFLLALTTLSSNLNKCFTLSKVSGLTITNARWQSVCDKLKEESTFVWSIWAKTYKIKISEHRERFISKESLDGYPIHLVISEWEKVIIEEDSGEGRRIKSEILVPYQPSIQLQKFLSAINKDLNKVIPHTLPKKVLYEIIEDVVTELLNYYLTAPGNARLSQKQALQVLFDIKYSSLLMVSRENKILSDLSTKACDSVLSKIDPFDYDVFNPFIHTNVKKSVQRSLLILGNLVPHLEQLHTILGARSEYNNAEGVKSDLPSVLALCTGAPWFPPLTVTAPARNLPLVTVPMPEKTQP; encoded by the exons ATGACAACGAATTACTTGGATTTGGACATTAACAAATTGTTCGAGGAGTACACGATAAAGGAGATCGAGGGGATCCAGAAGAAGATTCAACATGAGAGTGACAGGAAGAAAATCGAACTTAGAACTTTAGTTGG GGAAAGGTACCGTGATCTTATATTGGCTGCAGACACAATTGGGAAAATGAAGATAACTTCTGAGAGAGTTATTTCAAGGATAACTAACATTGAGGACAAATTTAGGGAATTACAGAAAAAATACCTTATTGGATTTAAAATAGATTCAGTTCAGAATGAAGATGATAG aaatattaaaacaagtCAGAATTCTGTCatcattcaaataaaaatcctgATGGACATACCCCAATATATCTGGTCGAATATTGAAAACAAGGATTTATTATTTGCTACACAATTGTATTTGGTAGCtcaacatataaattatagccTGTTATTTGAAGTGGGAAATACAGATTTAGCACTTAAGTATCCAATTGTGTCTAAGCAATGGGATGTTATTAGTCAGTTCAAGAATATCATATTTACTGAATGTAATAATGTGTTACAATCATTAAGTGTAGAATCAGGG agCATAGCAAATTGTCTGGCAGCACTTGTATTGTTGAATGGATCTTCATTCTCAGATTTGttggataaattaatatcattgcGTAACCATGCAGTTAAATCCATTGTTACAGACGAAAATGACAACAGtgttaagaagaaaataaaattatgtattgaaatattgattcaaacaattagtttaatttattcttgcTTCATAA attCAGATGGAAAATCAGGTGGTCTTGTTTcacaatatttaacaaaaattcaagATCAAGAAGCATACTCTTTGCTCACCCAGTTGGACTTCAATCAAGAATTACTAAAGGAATTTCTTCCTCTTGTGACTAAACAGCACAAACCATTTGCTGCAAACAGTTTCGAAAACTTTTGTATACCAGATCTTCAAAAAAGTATCAAATCTTGGCTCGAATGGGTAGCTGAGTTTTGCAATCGCGAGATTACGAAACTTCtcgatttaataatatctataaaagGCTTGTATTACGTTCGTGAAGAAGCTGTTAGCATTAATCTGCCTGAGAATTGGAATTCGATATGGGAGGAGCTTTCTCTTCCAAGAATAACCTTCTGGGTGGAATTTTTTCAACCTTTAATATCTCACAGAGTAAAAC gtATCATAGACGACAAATGGATGGAAACTACTATTGCGTTAAAATCTGACATAATCGAACTGTTGGGCAAAGTGATTCATGATAAATTTGAGTATCCAGAACACGATTTGCGATGGTTTGTCTGGAAAGATTCTCCAAGTGATATTCCTCAGAAACTCACCAAAAATGGTGGCCTAGATAATAAAAGATCCCTATTAATGAAAACCAAAGGATATTCGCCGAATATTCTCAAATTGTGCGAAAATTTTGACTCGAGTTTACACGCTTTGCTCGAAGATCTTGAACAATACTTGTATGAAACAGAACGCGTAATGTCTATCAAGGACAATTTATTatctacaaatatatatttaatttcggATTCATTCTCTGATCGCGCAGAGATTCAAGAACATTTGCAAACTGTCAGTATCAGTATGATCGaagattttatcaattttgcGAAGacgtgtataaataataatcctGAATACGGCCAACGTGATATAAACGCTGTTATAACAGCAAGGTTTCTTTTAGCACTGACGACGTTAAGTTCAAacttaaataaatgtttcacaCTCTCAAAAGTGTCGGGATTGACCATTACAAATGCCAGATGGCAGTCGGTTTgtgataaattgaaagaagaaagcacTTTTGTTTGGTCGATTTGGGccaaaacgtataaaattaagataagTGAGCATAGGGAAAGGTTTATATCTAAGGAATCTCTAGATGGTTATCCAATACATTTAGTTATATCGGAATGGGAGAAAGTGATCATCGAAGAGGACTCTGGAGAAGGGAGAAGAATAAAGTCAGAAATTTTAGTACCATATCAACCATCTATACAACTGCAGAAGTTTTTAAGTGCtattaataaagatttaaataaagtaataccgCACACTCTTCCAAA GAAAGTGCTGTATGAAATTATAGAGGACGTTGTGACggagttattaaattattatctaaCTGCACCTGGCAATGCTAGACTTTCACAAAAGCAAGCCCTTCAagtattatttgatataaaatattctagtCTGCTTATGGTATcccgtgaaaataaaattctgtcaGATTTATCAACCAAAGCTTGTGACAGTGTGTTATCAAAAATCGATCCATTCGATTACGATGTTTTCAATCCTTTCATTCATACTAACGTAAAGAAAAGTGTTCAAAGATCACTG CTCATACTAGGAAATCTAGTACCTCATTTGGAGCAGTTACACACAATTTTAGGAGCACGAAGCGAATACAATAACGCTGAAGGTGTGAAATCAGATTTGCCTTCAGTCCTGGCTTTATGTACGGGAGCGCCATGGTTCCCGCCTTTAACAGTAACAGCTCCGGCAAGAAATTTGCCGCTTGTTACCGTACCCATGCCAGAAAAGACACAG CCTTAG
- the LOC122575687 gene encoding conserved oligomeric Golgi complex subunit 1 isoform X1 codes for MTTNYLDLDINKLFEEYTIKEIEGIQKKIQHESDRKKIELRTLVGERYRDLILAADTIGKMKITSERVISRITNIEDKFRELQKKYLIGFKIDSVQNEDDRNIKTSQNSVIIQIKILMDIPQYIWSNIENKDLLFATQLYLVAQHINYSLLFEVGNTDLALKYPIVSKQWDVISQFKNIIFTECNNVLQSLSVESGSIANCLAALVLLNGSSFSDLLDKLISLRNHAVKSIVTDENDNSVKKKIKLCIEILIQTISLIYSCFINSDGKSGGLVSQYLTKIQDQEAYSLLTQLDFNQELLKEFLPLVTKQHKPFAANSFENFCIPDLQKSIKSWLEWVAEFCNREITKLLDLIISIKGLYYVREEAVSINLPENWNSIWEELSLPRITFWVEFFQPLISHRVKRIIDDKWMETTIALKSDIIELLGKVIHDKFEYPEHDLRWFVWKDSPSDIPQKLTKNGGLDNKRSLLMKTKGYSPNILKLCENFDSSLHALLEDLEQYLYETERVMSIKDNLLSTNIYLISDSFSDRAEIQEHLQTVSISMIEDFINFAKTCINNNPEYGQRDINAVITARFLLALTTLSSNLNKCFTLSKVSGLTITNARWQSVCDKLKEESTFVWSIWAKTYKIKISEHRERFISKESLDGYPIHLVISEWEKVIIEEDSGEGRRIKSEILVPYQPSIQLQKFLSAINKDLNKVIPHTLPKKVLYEIIEDVVTELLNYYLTAPGNARLSQKQALQVLFDIKYSSLLMVSRENKILSDLSTKACDSVLSKIDPFDYDVFNPFIHTNVKKSVQRSLLILGNLVPHLEQLHTILGARSEYNNAEGVKSDLPSVLALCTGAPWFPPLTVTAPARNLPLVTVPMPEKTQRKKTTSKENTKSDSTGATIKSGAAAFFGAMGSDWFGSS; via the exons ATGACAACGAATTACTTGGATTTGGACATTAACAAATTGTTCGAGGAGTACACGATAAAGGAGATCGAGGGGATCCAGAAGAAGATTCAACATGAGAGTGACAGGAAGAAAATCGAACTTAGAACTTTAGTTGG GGAAAGGTACCGTGATCTTATATTGGCTGCAGACACAATTGGGAAAATGAAGATAACTTCTGAGAGAGTTATTTCAAGGATAACTAACATTGAGGACAAATTTAGGGAATTACAGAAAAAATACCTTATTGGATTTAAAATAGATTCAGTTCAGAATGAAGATGATAG aaatattaaaacaagtCAGAATTCTGTCatcattcaaataaaaatcctgATGGACATACCCCAATATATCTGGTCGAATATTGAAAACAAGGATTTATTATTTGCTACACAATTGTATTTGGTAGCtcaacatataaattatagccTGTTATTTGAAGTGGGAAATACAGATTTAGCACTTAAGTATCCAATTGTGTCTAAGCAATGGGATGTTATTAGTCAGTTCAAGAATATCATATTTACTGAATGTAATAATGTGTTACAATCATTAAGTGTAGAATCAGGG agCATAGCAAATTGTCTGGCAGCACTTGTATTGTTGAATGGATCTTCATTCTCAGATTTGttggataaattaatatcattgcGTAACCATGCAGTTAAATCCATTGTTACAGACGAAAATGACAACAGtgttaagaagaaaataaaattatgtattgaaatattgattcaaacaattagtttaatttattcttgcTTCATAA attCAGATGGAAAATCAGGTGGTCTTGTTTcacaatatttaacaaaaattcaagATCAAGAAGCATACTCTTTGCTCACCCAGTTGGACTTCAATCAAGAATTACTAAAGGAATTTCTTCCTCTTGTGACTAAACAGCACAAACCATTTGCTGCAAACAGTTTCGAAAACTTTTGTATACCAGATCTTCAAAAAAGTATCAAATCTTGGCTCGAATGGGTAGCTGAGTTTTGCAATCGCGAGATTACGAAACTTCtcgatttaataatatctataaaagGCTTGTATTACGTTCGTGAAGAAGCTGTTAGCATTAATCTGCCTGAGAATTGGAATTCGATATGGGAGGAGCTTTCTCTTCCAAGAATAACCTTCTGGGTGGAATTTTTTCAACCTTTAATATCTCACAGAGTAAAAC gtATCATAGACGACAAATGGATGGAAACTACTATTGCGTTAAAATCTGACATAATCGAACTGTTGGGCAAAGTGATTCATGATAAATTTGAGTATCCAGAACACGATTTGCGATGGTTTGTCTGGAAAGATTCTCCAAGTGATATTCCTCAGAAACTCACCAAAAATGGTGGCCTAGATAATAAAAGATCCCTATTAATGAAAACCAAAGGATATTCGCCGAATATTCTCAAATTGTGCGAAAATTTTGACTCGAGTTTACACGCTTTGCTCGAAGATCTTGAACAATACTTGTATGAAACAGAACGCGTAATGTCTATCAAGGACAATTTATTatctacaaatatatatttaatttcggATTCATTCTCTGATCGCGCAGAGATTCAAGAACATTTGCAAACTGTCAGTATCAGTATGATCGaagattttatcaattttgcGAAGacgtgtataaataataatcctGAATACGGCCAACGTGATATAAACGCTGTTATAACAGCAAGGTTTCTTTTAGCACTGACGACGTTAAGTTCAAacttaaataaatgtttcacaCTCTCAAAAGTGTCGGGATTGACCATTACAAATGCCAGATGGCAGTCGGTTTgtgataaattgaaagaagaaagcacTTTTGTTTGGTCGATTTGGGccaaaacgtataaaattaagataagTGAGCATAGGGAAAGGTTTATATCTAAGGAATCTCTAGATGGTTATCCAATACATTTAGTTATATCGGAATGGGAGAAAGTGATCATCGAAGAGGACTCTGGAGAAGGGAGAAGAATAAAGTCAGAAATTTTAGTACCATATCAACCATCTATACAACTGCAGAAGTTTTTAAGTGCtattaataaagatttaaataaagtaataccgCACACTCTTCCAAA GAAAGTGCTGTATGAAATTATAGAGGACGTTGTGACggagttattaaattattatctaaCTGCACCTGGCAATGCTAGACTTTCACAAAAGCAAGCCCTTCAagtattatttgatataaaatattctagtCTGCTTATGGTATcccgtgaaaataaaattctgtcaGATTTATCAACCAAAGCTTGTGACAGTGTGTTATCAAAAATCGATCCATTCGATTACGATGTTTTCAATCCTTTCATTCATACTAACGTAAAGAAAAGTGTTCAAAGATCACTG CTCATACTAGGAAATCTAGTACCTCATTTGGAGCAGTTACACACAATTTTAGGAGCACGAAGCGAATACAATAACGCTGAAGGTGTGAAATCAGATTTGCCTTCAGTCCTGGCTTTATGTACGGGAGCGCCATGGTTCCCGCCTTTAACAGTAACAGCTCCGGCAAGAAATTTGCCGCTTGTTACCGTACCCATGCCAGAAAAGACACAG CGTAAAAAGACCACTagcaaagaaaatacgaaaagtgATTCAACTGGGGCTACGATCAAATCTGGTGCAGCGGCATTTTTCGGAGCGATGGGCTCGGATTGGTTTGGTAgtagttaa
- the LOC122575687 gene encoding conserved oligomeric Golgi complex subunit 1 isoform X3, producing MKITSERVISRITNIEDKFRELQKKYLIGFKIDSVQNEDDRNIKTSQNSVIIQIKILMDIPQYIWSNIENKDLLFATQLYLVAQHINYSLLFEVGNTDLALKYPIVSKQWDVISQFKNIIFTECNNVLQSLSVESGSIANCLAALVLLNGSSFSDLLDKLISLRNHAVKSIVTDENDNSVKKKIKLCIEILIQTISLIYSCFINSDGKSGGLVSQYLTKIQDQEAYSLLTQLDFNQELLKEFLPLVTKQHKPFAANSFENFCIPDLQKSIKSWLEWVAEFCNREITKLLDLIISIKGLYYVREEAVSINLPENWNSIWEELSLPRITFWVEFFQPLISHRVKRIIDDKWMETTIALKSDIIELLGKVIHDKFEYPEHDLRWFVWKDSPSDIPQKLTKNGGLDNKRSLLMKTKGYSPNILKLCENFDSSLHALLEDLEQYLYETERVMSIKDNLLSTNIYLISDSFSDRAEIQEHLQTVSISMIEDFINFAKTCINNNPEYGQRDINAVITARFLLALTTLSSNLNKCFTLSKVSGLTITNARWQSVCDKLKEESTFVWSIWAKTYKIKISEHRERFISKESLDGYPIHLVISEWEKVIIEEDSGEGRRIKSEILVPYQPSIQLQKFLSAINKDLNKVIPHTLPKKVLYEIIEDVVTELLNYYLTAPGNARLSQKQALQVLFDIKYSSLLMVSRENKILSDLSTKACDSVLSKIDPFDYDVFNPFIHTNVKKSVQRSLLILGNLVPHLEQLHTILGARSEYNNAEGVKSDLPSVLALCTGAPWFPPLTVTAPARNLPLVTVPMPEKTQRKKTTSKENTKSDSTGATIKSGAAAFFGAMGSDWFGSS from the exons ATGAAGATAACTTCTGAGAGAGTTATTTCAAGGATAACTAACATTGAGGACAAATTTAGGGAATTACAGAAAAAATACCTTATTGGATTTAAAATAGATTCAGTTCAGAATGAAGATGATAG aaatattaaaacaagtCAGAATTCTGTCatcattcaaataaaaatcctgATGGACATACCCCAATATATCTGGTCGAATATTGAAAACAAGGATTTATTATTTGCTACACAATTGTATTTGGTAGCtcaacatataaattatagccTGTTATTTGAAGTGGGAAATACAGATTTAGCACTTAAGTATCCAATTGTGTCTAAGCAATGGGATGTTATTAGTCAGTTCAAGAATATCATATTTACTGAATGTAATAATGTGTTACAATCATTAAGTGTAGAATCAGGG agCATAGCAAATTGTCTGGCAGCACTTGTATTGTTGAATGGATCTTCATTCTCAGATTTGttggataaattaatatcattgcGTAACCATGCAGTTAAATCCATTGTTACAGACGAAAATGACAACAGtgttaagaagaaaataaaattatgtattgaaatattgattcaaacaattagtttaatttattcttgcTTCATAA attCAGATGGAAAATCAGGTGGTCTTGTTTcacaatatttaacaaaaattcaagATCAAGAAGCATACTCTTTGCTCACCCAGTTGGACTTCAATCAAGAATTACTAAAGGAATTTCTTCCTCTTGTGACTAAACAGCACAAACCATTTGCTGCAAACAGTTTCGAAAACTTTTGTATACCAGATCTTCAAAAAAGTATCAAATCTTGGCTCGAATGGGTAGCTGAGTTTTGCAATCGCGAGATTACGAAACTTCtcgatttaataatatctataaaagGCTTGTATTACGTTCGTGAAGAAGCTGTTAGCATTAATCTGCCTGAGAATTGGAATTCGATATGGGAGGAGCTTTCTCTTCCAAGAATAACCTTCTGGGTGGAATTTTTTCAACCTTTAATATCTCACAGAGTAAAAC gtATCATAGACGACAAATGGATGGAAACTACTATTGCGTTAAAATCTGACATAATCGAACTGTTGGGCAAAGTGATTCATGATAAATTTGAGTATCCAGAACACGATTTGCGATGGTTTGTCTGGAAAGATTCTCCAAGTGATATTCCTCAGAAACTCACCAAAAATGGTGGCCTAGATAATAAAAGATCCCTATTAATGAAAACCAAAGGATATTCGCCGAATATTCTCAAATTGTGCGAAAATTTTGACTCGAGTTTACACGCTTTGCTCGAAGATCTTGAACAATACTTGTATGAAACAGAACGCGTAATGTCTATCAAGGACAATTTATTatctacaaatatatatttaatttcggATTCATTCTCTGATCGCGCAGAGATTCAAGAACATTTGCAAACTGTCAGTATCAGTATGATCGaagattttatcaattttgcGAAGacgtgtataaataataatcctGAATACGGCCAACGTGATATAAACGCTGTTATAACAGCAAGGTTTCTTTTAGCACTGACGACGTTAAGTTCAAacttaaataaatgtttcacaCTCTCAAAAGTGTCGGGATTGACCATTACAAATGCCAGATGGCAGTCGGTTTgtgataaattgaaagaagaaagcacTTTTGTTTGGTCGATTTGGGccaaaacgtataaaattaagataagTGAGCATAGGGAAAGGTTTATATCTAAGGAATCTCTAGATGGTTATCCAATACATTTAGTTATATCGGAATGGGAGAAAGTGATCATCGAAGAGGACTCTGGAGAAGGGAGAAGAATAAAGTCAGAAATTTTAGTACCATATCAACCATCTATACAACTGCAGAAGTTTTTAAGTGCtattaataaagatttaaataaagtaataccgCACACTCTTCCAAA GAAAGTGCTGTATGAAATTATAGAGGACGTTGTGACggagttattaaattattatctaaCTGCACCTGGCAATGCTAGACTTTCACAAAAGCAAGCCCTTCAagtattatttgatataaaatattctagtCTGCTTATGGTATcccgtgaaaataaaattctgtcaGATTTATCAACCAAAGCTTGTGACAGTGTGTTATCAAAAATCGATCCATTCGATTACGATGTTTTCAATCCTTTCATTCATACTAACGTAAAGAAAAGTGTTCAAAGATCACTG CTCATACTAGGAAATCTAGTACCTCATTTGGAGCAGTTACACACAATTTTAGGAGCACGAAGCGAATACAATAACGCTGAAGGTGTGAAATCAGATTTGCCTTCAGTCCTGGCTTTATGTACGGGAGCGCCATGGTTCCCGCCTTTAACAGTAACAGCTCCGGCAAGAAATTTGCCGCTTGTTACCGTACCCATGCCAGAAAAGACACAG CGTAAAAAGACCACTagcaaagaaaatacgaaaagtgATTCAACTGGGGCTACGATCAAATCTGGTGCAGCGGCATTTTTCGGAGCGATGGGCTCGGATTGGTTTGGTAgtagttaa